In Gimesia benthica, a single window of DNA contains:
- a CDS encoding YfgM family protein, producing MQRSRFLFCCLCLFSVLSSVRADDVEQQIARIKQVQKEGQGNQAASQAVQSLSQADASALIPILSSFKGANPLAVNWLCGAFEAVAANAIQQGKLPEAELEKFILNKSHNPRARRLAYETLIKVDASASERIIPGMINDPSVTLRRDAVQRLIDQAKKLEKDGKKDAAKQAYEQALSGATDDDQVKAIVKPLRSLGEKIDLQKHFGFLSDWKIIGPFDNRELKGYDTAYPPEKNLDFSSALKGKEGEVNWKSVNTEDDYGIFDIAKEISPYKGAVMYCAADFYSPGEQELEIRLGTPNAWKIWVNGKLLFARNEYHRGMIMDQYSVPVTFKPGKNVILLKLCQNEQTESWAQRYQFQLRIARPSGTGVLSEKPEATTQLTP from the coding sequence ATGCAGCGAAGTCGTTTTCTTTTCTGCTGTTTGTGTCTGTTCAGCGTACTGAGCAGCGTGCGGGCGGATGATGTGGAACAACAGATCGCCAGAATCAAACAGGTTCAAAAAGAGGGGCAGGGAAATCAGGCTGCCTCCCAGGCGGTTCAATCGCTTTCCCAGGCAGATGCGTCGGCACTGATTCCGATTCTGTCCAGTTTCAAGGGGGCGAATCCTCTGGCGGTCAACTGGCTGTGCGGGGCATTTGAAGCAGTCGCGGCGAACGCAATTCAGCAGGGAAAGCTGCCTGAAGCAGAGCTCGAAAAGTTCATTCTGAACAAATCCCACAATCCCCGGGCACGACGACTGGCTTACGAAACGCTCATCAAAGTAGACGCGAGTGCCAGCGAACGCATCATTCCCGGAATGATCAACGACCCGAGTGTGACTCTCAGACGCGATGCCGTGCAGCGACTGATTGATCAGGCCAAGAAACTGGAAAAAGACGGCAAGAAAGATGCAGCCAAGCAGGCCTACGAGCAGGCACTGAGCGGCGCGACCGATGATGATCAGGTGAAAGCGATTGTCAAACCGCTGCGCAGCCTGGGCGAGAAGATCGACCTGCAGAAGCATTTCGGTTTCCTGTCGGACTGGAAGATTATCGGCCCCTTCGATAACCGGGAACTGAAGGGATACGACACGGCCTACCCGCCCGAGAAAAATCTGGACTTCTCCTCGGCCCTGAAAGGCAAGGAAGGGGAAGTGAACTGGAAGTCGGTGAATACAGAAGACGATTACGGTATCTTCGACATCGCGAAAGAGATTTCTCCCTACAAAGGGGCCGTGATGTATTGTGCGGCTGACTTCTATAGCCCGGGGGAACAGGAACTGGAGATTCGCCTGGGAACGCCCAATGCCTGGAAAATCTGGGTGAATGGCAAGCTGCTGTTTGCCCGCAATGAATATCACCGCGGGATGATCATGGACCAATACAGCGTGCCCGTGACATTTAAACCGGGGAAAAATGTGATTCTGCTGAAACTCTGTCAAAACGAGCAGACCGAAAGCTGGGCACAACGCTACCAGTTTCAATTACGTATCGCCCGTCCTTCCGGGACCGGCGTACTTTCCGAAAAACCAGAGGCAACGACGCAGTTAACGCCGTAA
- a CDS encoding outer membrane protein assembly factor BamB family protein gives MNKSAFQLVMPLIAIGLCCGADWPQFRGPLTNNVATSDTPPTLVDQESIAWTADLEGRGASGPIIVGDKVFLTSTTGFKQDQLHVLCFDAKTGKQLWDRQFWATGRTQCHNKMCVATPTPASDGKRVFATFSSNDVVCLDLDGNLLWIRGLSHDFPNASNSLGMASSPIVVGETLIVPVENDDDSFTTGLDVKTGISRWKIKRPRVANWTSPAILKASDSAETLVLLQSSEGVDAIYPETGDTAWSYEQGAGRIPSTTVGDNTLYIPSNGLTALVPGSSSEPPKVLWQEQKLSPATASPLVYEKKVFTVNRAGVLTSANPEDGEVIWRLRLKGPFSATPIAAGKHLYLVNEKGLLQVVQVGADEGKETGEIDLKETILATPAIADNALFLRSDKHLWKISSK, from the coding sequence ATGAATAAGAGTGCCTTTCAACTTGTGATGCCTCTGATTGCCATCGGTCTGTGCTGTGGAGCCGACTGGCCGCAGTTCCGGGGACCGCTGACCAACAACGTGGCGACTTCGGATACACCGCCGACCCTGGTCGACCAGGAGAGCATTGCCTGGACCGCCGATCTGGAAGGTCGTGGTGCTTCTGGGCCGATCATCGTGGGAGACAAGGTCTTTTTGACCAGCACTACCGGCTTCAAACAGGACCAGTTGCACGTACTCTGTTTCGATGCGAAGACCGGCAAGCAGCTCTGGGACCGTCAGTTCTGGGCAACAGGACGGACACAGTGTCACAACAAAATGTGCGTGGCGACGCCGACTCCCGCCAGTGATGGCAAGCGGGTGTTCGCCACATTCTCGAGTAATGATGTCGTCTGTCTGGACCTGGACGGAAACCTGCTCTGGATCCGTGGACTGTCACACGATTTCCCCAATGCGAGCAACAGCCTGGGAATGGCCTCTTCACCCATCGTGGTGGGTGAGACTCTGATCGTACCCGTCGAGAATGACGACGATTCTTTCACCACCGGCCTGGATGTGAAAACCGGCATCTCCCGCTGGAAAATCAAACGTCCCCGGGTCGCCAACTGGACCTCACCCGCGATTCTGAAAGCCTCTGACAGTGCCGAAACCCTGGTGCTGTTGCAGTCGAGTGAAGGTGTGGATGCGATTTATCCCGAAACGGGAGATACTGCGTGGAGCTACGAGCAGGGAGCCGGCCGTATTCCTTCGACCACGGTCGGAGACAATACGCTGTATATTCCTTCCAACGGTCTCACCGCACTCGTACCCGGGTCCAGCAGCGAACCTCCCAAGGTTCTCTGGCAGGAACAGAAGCTCTCTCCCGCGACGGCCAGTCCCCTGGTGTATGAGAAGAAAGTCTTCACTGTGAACCGGGCAGGCGTATTGACCTCTGCGAATCCGGAAGATGGCGAAGTGATCTGGCGTCTGCGGTTAAAGGGGCCTTTCAGTGCGACTCCGATCGCCGCCGGCAAGCATCTGTACCTGGTCAACGAAAAAGGACTGTTACAGGTGGTGCAGGTGGGGGCAGACGAAGGTAAAGAGACGGGCGAAATCGATCTGAAAGAGACGATTCTTGCCACGCCCGC